In one window of Paraflavitalea soli DNA:
- a CDS encoding porin family protein has protein sequence MKRKLFCSVLILLSYVCNAQPPVQFGPKAGINFATMIGKEVTGVKTLTSWHAGAVASFSFSKLFILQPELFYSQEGAQTGGLKYVISYLRLPLLFQLHHSSGFFVNGGPQFGLLVRGKAIYKDTDAEEDMKHILNKFETSLVMGIGYRLPEGLGIDLRYAAGLSNMGENSSIKLHTLSVGVSYLIGKK, from the coding sequence ATGAAAAGGAAATTATTTTGTTCCGTACTCATTTTGCTTTCGTATGTATGTAATGCGCAGCCCCCTGTACAATTTGGCCCGAAGGCTGGTATCAATTTCGCTACTATGATCGGCAAAGAGGTCACAGGAGTTAAAACCCTTACCAGCTGGCATGCGGGCGCTGTAGCCAGTTTCTCTTTCAGCAAATTATTTATCCTGCAGCCAGAACTGTTCTATTCGCAGGAAGGCGCGCAGACTGGCGGTTTGAAATACGTTATTTCCTACCTGCGGCTGCCATTATTGTTCCAGCTTCATCATAGCAGTGGATTCTTTGTAAATGGCGGCCCTCAATTCGGCCTATTGGTCAGGGGAAAAGCAATCTATAAAGACACTGATGCGGAAGAAGATATGAAGCACATCCTGAATAAGTTTGAGACTTCGCTCGTAATGGGCATAGGCTATCGTCTGCCGGAAGGTCTGGGCATTGATCTGCGGTATGCGGCGGGATTATCTAACATGGGTGAAAACTCGTCCATCAAATTACACACGCTGAGTGTTGGAGTGAGTTACCTGATCGGGAAAAAGTAA